The region TCATGACATCCGCTCGGAGCGCGACACTTCGGAGGAGGCGGATGTCCAGAATCCCACATGCGGGGCCGCCGCTTCGCTTTCGAGCACTGGCCCGACGACGCTCACCACATTGCCGCCTGAGGCGATCACCTCGCGGCACGACATGGTGATCGGGCGCAGGATGTCGGTCGAGCCATAAAGCACGCGCAGCCTCTCCTCGCCGACACCGAAGATCACCTTGGCAAGCCCCGCCCAATGCGCGGCCGCCGCGCACATCGCGCAAGGTTCCGCGCTGGCGTACAGGGTCGCACCGGCCAGCCCGTCGGGGCGGCCGATCTTCATGGCGGCCACCCGGATCGCATGAACCTCCGCGTGCGCGGTGGGATCGTTGGTTTGCGCGACGACATTGATGACGCGTGCCAGGACGGTGCCGTCGGTATCGACGATCTGCGCGGCGAACGGCCTGATTCCATTCCGGCTGGCTGACCAGGCGTCGTCGATGGTCTCTCGGAGGCGAGCCTCGTCCGATGCACTGATCTCCGTGACTTCAACTCCGCTCATCGTCCACCCTCACTTCGGCAAGTACGTCATGTCGATGAGCGCAGCCGGATTGATCGCGTCCTGTGGGAGCGAGCGGGATTGAGCGACCCAATCCCAGGTCGTCTTCAGCCGATTGGCCTCGATCGCACCCAATCCGTCCTTCTTGCTGATTTCATTTTGGATCAAGGGGATCGACGCCGCGAATTCCTGGCTGGCGATGACGGGATCGACCTCTGGGACGATTTCGTGGATCGCGTTGCCAGCGTCTCGTGGATCGGCGATGGCGATCGCGGTCGCCTTCACGAAGGCGCGCAGAAATGCCTTCACCACCTCGGGCTTCTTGGACAGCAGGTTCTCATTGACGACGAGAGACTGTCCATAGCCTTCGTAGCCGAAGTCGGACCACGGAATGACCCGCATGCCCTTTCCGGCCTCCTTCATGACCGCGGCATCGAGGGCCGCGACAGTGACCCAGTTGATGAGGGCGTCGGCCTGTCCGGCCGCCATCATTGGCGCCACTGCGGCCGCGTCGACCTTCATGAGTTCGACGCTCGCCGGATCAAGGCCGTTCCGTTTGGCGAAGATCGGCCAGACGACATTGGAACTCGAGAAGCTCGCCGTCGCGAGCTTTCTGCCCTTGAGATCAGCAATCGCCTTGACGGGCGAGGATGCTGGAACGTGTATCGAGTCGGGCTTTTTGTTGTAGAGCGCGAATACGACCTTGACCGGCAGCTTCTGCTCGGCGAGTGCGCCCATGACGGACTCGATGCCGACAATTCCGATATCGGCAGCCCCGGCGGCAACGCGGGTAAGAGTATCGCTGCCGCCATTGCCGCTGAGAATATCGACGTCAAGGCCCTCTGCGGCGAACAAGCCGCGGGCCTTGGCGACGTACTCGATAGCATTTGACCCGCCGGGCACCCATCCGAGCTGGTAGACTACCTTTTCGGCCGATGAAGCGGATGTGAGCCCTGCAAGCGACATGGTCATTGAGAGAACGAGGCTTTTGATGCGAATGGCCGCCATGAGGTGGTTCCTTTGCCTTGGACAGGCAAAATGGAACAGCTTTGGGCGAGCACGACCAGCATCGATTTGCGGCACCAGCGTCCTCAAAATGAGAACGCTCAGGCGGCCTCACCGCCGGCCGTGATGTGCCATGTGGGGAGGAATGTGCGTAGATGCTGGCAGAAATTGGCTGCGGCGATCGGCAGAGACGCATCCGGGACTCCGGCGATGAGGCGCTGGGCCGGAATCCCGCGATCCCTGAGCGGCTTGAAGACCAACTGACCGGACTTGAGCTTATTGGCGATGCCAACCGGCGTCATGACGGTCACGGCTCCACCGGCTTCAACGTAGCTGCTCATGAAGGTAATGCTATTGCAAACGATCCGGGGCTTCAGGCGCAGAGCCGAGCTCGCGAGGACATTGTTGATCTGTTGGTGGATCGTAATCGACTCATCCGGCAGAATGAGCTGGTGACCGACCAGATCGGTAAGCGTCGCCGATTTGAGTGAAGCCAGCGGGTGATCGGGAGCCGCAACGATCCCGAGGGGGAATTCCGTTGCCGCGACCTGGATGAGCGGAAGCCGTGGCGGAGGATTGAAAATCATGCACACGTCAGCCTGGCCCTCGGACACCAGCCGGACTGCCTCGTCGGCCGGGCTGCCGATGATCCTTATCTCAATGCGGGGGAAGCGATCGGCAAAGGCACGGACGGCATCCGGCAGGATATCTGCAAGGGCGCTTTCGATACATGTGATTGTCACTTGACCCCGCGTGCCTGTCTTTAGTTGCTCGATTTCCGAGATCGCGCGGCCATAGTCACGCAATGTCGTACGGATGTGCAGCGAAAGGATTTCTCCGGCCGCCGTGAGTCTGAGCCCGCGCGGGAGACGATCGAACAATGGTGCTCCAACGAGACCCTCAAGCTCCAGGAGATGCCGATTGATGGCCGACGGGGCCACGTTGACCGCCTCGGCCGCCTTCCGAATGGACCCGTGGCGGACGATGGCGTCGAAGTAATTCAGAAGGCGGGTATGCATGGCTTATACCGAATCCTGGAGTGGCTGGCATGCGATCGACGGAACCTCCGGCGCCTGCATTAAGACGCCCCTGCACGTATCTGTCCGAGTCTGGCGCGCCTGTTGCCCGGGCGGCTATCAGAGCGGCAGGATATGCCGCCTTCGCTGCCCTGGGAATGTCTTGAGCCGGTCAATCTGAGCCGATTGATGAGACCCCAAAAGGACCCGTCGTCCGAAGGATTCCCGAATTCGTTGATTCCGGCAGCATGGTTCGACCTCTGGGTGAAGCCATACGATGAGAGGAGACTGCTGCTTCGGACAGACAGCCGGAGCCGGATCCTGTATCGGGTGGGTGGCGCCATTGACAGTCACGGGCCCGATGGCACCGGCGCGACATGGACCGGTCCTTCCATCAGGACCTAGCCGCGTCCGTTCGCCTCGACCAAGCGCAACATCTGGGAACCGGCACCACGGACACAAACCCTGACGACCCAAGTCCATAGCACGTCGAGGGAAAGGCCCCGCTGCAACATCAAACTCATGGTGCGAGTTATCATCCCATTGTCCGGTGTCGAGCAAAGTGGGCTCCAATGGCTAGGAGAGGATCATGAAAGCGACCTATCATTCCGCCGTTGGAGGTTTGCTCATACTCACGCTGACTGCCTCCAGCTTTCCGGCCTGGTCGCAAGCACAGGGTCAGCTGCCGCAAAAGAGGGTTCTAACTCTGGAGGCGGCGCGCCGAGTGATCGCTGCTGCGGAAGCTGAGGCACAGCGCAACAATGCGCCTGCAGTGCTGGCCGTCGTCGACGATGGAGGCTGGTTGATCCTGTTGGAGCGCATGGATCATGCCCCTATGCTGGCAAGTGTCGAGATTGCGCCGGGCAAAGCCAGGGCAGCGGCAGCCTACCGGAAGCCGACGCAGGCCCTGGAGGAAACCATCAACCGGGGAAGAACAGCCGCGGTCACGGCGCCAGGCTTCGTACAGATGCAGGGCGGCGTGCCTCTCATGGTGAATGATGAAATCGTCGGCGCTATCGGCGTATCGGCCGACACGCCTGCGCATGACCAGCAGATCGCAGAGGCCGGAGCCCGAGCGCTCTTGCCATGAAAGAAGTTCATCCGTCAGAGAAGCTGGCCCGGATTACTGAGGTATCGCGCCTTCACGGCCTCCAGTGACCGATAGGTCAGGGCCGCCACCGTGTTGGTAGGATTGTAGCCTGCGTTCTGCGGAAACGCCGACGCCCCATGGACGAAGACGTTCGGCACATCCCAGCTCTGGAGATAGGTGCTGATCGCCGAGGTCGTGCGATCAGTGCCCGTAATGGCTCCCCCCGTGGTATGCGTCGTCTGATACGGCACGATGCTGAACGGAACCGGCGGCAGCGATATCTTCAGATGTGTCGGGTTCGTAGCGCGGGCGATTTCGGTCATTCTGTCGGTCAGGAATTGCCGCATCTTGAGATCGTTCTGCGGGAAGTCGAAGGTCACACGCAGGAGCGGCATACCGTAGGCGTCGCGATAAGTCGGATCGAGATCGAGGTAGTTCGTGCGCCGTGCGGTGCTCCCGCCATGAGCCTGGATAGTGTAGGTTCGGTCATACCAATCGTGCAGGGCTCTTTTCCAGCCGGACCCCCAGGTCGGCGTTCCGTCCGGCAGGACCGTCTGCTGGATCGGACGCGCGCCGGTGGTTTGTCCGAGAATGTACCCGCCGCCCACGAATCCGTGCGGGCCATGGTCGAAATTGTCGGAATTGAACTCGTCGATCACCATTCCCATCGCGCCGGCGCCGGCATAGGCATTCATGCGCTTATCCGCATGGAAGGGGTATGCATAGGACATGGTCTGATAGGCGAAATTCTTGCCGACCACGCCCTGTCCAGTTGTGGGATCGTAAGGTTGCCCGATGCCTGAGATGAGCATCAGGCGCACGTTGTGCATCTGATAGGCGCACAGCAGGACGAGGTCCGCCGGCTGGAACGTCTCGCGGCCTGCAATATCGAAATAGGTTACCCCGCGCGCGGCCTTCCTGTCGGGCGTTAGTTCGATTCGCGTGACATGACTGTCGCAGCGCAGCTCGAAGTTCGGGTTCTTGAGCGCGATCGGCAGGACAGTGTTGAACGGGCTTGCCTTTGACCAATTGTAGCAGCCGTAGCGTTCGCAGAACCCGCAATAGGTACAGGGCCCCATTTGAACGCCGTCGGGAGTGGTATAGGAATCGGCACTCATGTTGGAGGCCGGCTGCGGAAACGGCTTGTAACCGACACTCTTCGCGCCCTCTGCGAAAAGGCGCGGGCCGAGACCCTGTTTCAGGGGAGGCGTCGGGTACTCGCGTGAGCGCGGAGCCTCGAATGGGTTGCCGCCCGGCTGAATGGTTCCCTTCAGATTGCCGGCCTTGCCCGATGTTCCGCAGACATACTCGAACTTGTCGTAGTAGGGCTCAAGGTCGTCATAGGTCACGCCCCAGTCCTGGATGGTCAACTCGGGGTCGATGAAATTCTTGCCGTAGCGCTGCTCGTTATGGCTCCTCATCTGGAAGTCGGCCGGCTGGAAGCGCCAGTGCTGGCCATTCCAGTGCAGGCCGGCGCCGCCCAATCCCTCGCCAAGCAGGAATGCCCCGAGACGGCGCATGGGAAGCGCCGTCTCGTCCGGCTTGTTGCGAAAGGTGAGCGTCTCCCGAGCGAGATTCTGAAAGATCTCTCCGCGGGAGTTCCACTTGATCTCGTCCAGGGCTTGCGGTGCGGCAAAATCCGGTATCGTGTCGCGATAGCGGCCCCGCTCGAAACCGACGATGCGCAATCCCGTGTCGGCAAGTTCGCGAGCGGCGATGCCACCCGTCCAACCCATACCAATGATAACGACATCGACGTGTGGCATCTCGCGCGGCATACTGGCCTCCCGCTTCAGCTACCGATGGCGATCGGCTCGATCTCGTAGAGTTCACCATTAAGGTCGACCGCCGGCGTCAGGACCGGGTTGGCGCCGGGGAAGTTGATCATGCGCCAGGCGCCCATGTCGCGATTGCCGCCGTAAAGCGGATCGCCAAGATAGCCCTCGACCGTGTTCTGCCAGAGAACCTGGAAGAACGTCGCCGATGAAATGCCGTCGAGTTCGATCTTGCCGCCTTCCAGCAGAGTCAGGACTTCGTCCTGATCAGTTGCGTCAAGCTCGACGAAGCGCTTTCCCTTGACGCCCAGGCACCAACGATCAAGCGCCATGAATGCTGTGCGATAGATCTGAGCTGGCGTCAAAGCGAGCTGCCAGCCCTGAGAGCGGGATCCCTCGGCCCATGGCCCCGCCATGTACCATCGTGCGGCTGCGCCGAACTGCCCGCCGAGCTCCCGGTCGATGAAGGTCACGACTCCCGCCTCCACGCCCCCCGGGCCGAAATCGTCCGCAGGTATGAGCCGGTCCACCATTGCGGTGAGCGTTTCCACTTCGGCGTTCGTCAGAAAACGATAGCCTTGCGGCGCAGGAGCAGGAATCTGGCCAGGGCGCGGCACCTGATTTTGAGGTACGGCCGGCGCCGGTTGCGGCGTGTCTGCCGGCACGGGAGCTTGAGCGTGGGCGGCCTCCGCTGCGACCGCCGTCGCCGCCGCACCCGCGATGATGAAGCGACGTCTTGATGGGTTTGCGGGCCTCTCGTCGGATGAGTTGGTCATGTCGGCGCTCACTCCTTGAGGCTTTCGAGATAGGCGATCACACCTTGACGGTCTTGGTCCGATTTAATGCCGGGAAAAGTCATGTAGGTTCCCGGAGCGTAGCCGCGCGGGCTCTTGAGAAAGGCATCGAGCTGGGCTTGGTCCCAATTTCCCTGATGGGCCTTCAAGGCATTCGAGTAGCGATAGTCGGAAATACCGGCGATCGGCCGTGCCGTGACTCCGAACAGGTTGGGCCCTACCCGTGTGGGGCCACCTTTCTCGAAGGTATGGCATGCCGCGCAGGCGCGCTGAGCCGCGGCTTTGCCGTGCGCCAGATCAGCACCTCCGCCGGCTCCCCCTGAGGTCGATCCTGCGGCTGTCTGAGCTGCGGCAGGATCGCCAGTCGCTGCGGTGGGACCGGTCGCACCTTCACCAGGCGATGCCTTCGGGTCGGAGAACGGTCCTGTCGGGCTTGAGGACGAGGTTGGCGTTCCTGAATCGGGTCGACGCGGACCGGTTGGCGCGGCATTGGCCTGAAGACCTATGGGCCCGCCCGCATTGGGGGCATTCTCGGCGAGTTCCGTCCCGAAATATTGAGCAACCGCTCGACGCCAATCCGGATCCTGCAGGAGCGCATCGATATCCTGGTCACGGACCTGGGGAGCATTCTCGACCTTGCTCGCGGGAACCCGCAGGGAGGGGCGGTCCCATTGTCCGCTGAATGTGAGAATCCCGTAGGGAATGATGACCCGGTTGCGATCCCAGCCGAGGAAGCCGCCGGATTCGAGCGTCACATAGGTCGTGCGCCCCGTCACTTTATCGATGATGATGTTGGCGACCCGGCCCAGAGTGCGGCCGGTATTCTCAGGATCGACCACCTGACTGCCGATGAGATCGCGCGAGGACAGGAAATATGGCGTGTCCGGCGCGCCGGAAGCTGCCGACGGTCCAGGCTGGAGCGCCGAGGCAGCGGGAGGCTGGGCGCTGGCCTGAACTTGCGTGCTGGGCCCTTGCGATTGAGGTTGGGTCTGGGCCGCTTGCCCGGCCCCGCCGGACGGCGCGGGTTGCGTGGCCTGACCAGGAGTACGTTGGCTGGGCTCTGCGCTCCGTCGCGCCGCCTCGACCGCCGCGGGCGATGTCGCTCCCGGTGTCGATGCTCCGGGAGCCGGCGGCGGCGCGGCATTCGCTCCGGCATTCGCTCCGGCCCTCGGATCGTTCGAGGCTCTT is a window of Microvirga lotononidis DNA encoding:
- a CDS encoding deaminase, whose amino-acid sequence is MSGVEVTEISASDEARLRETIDDAWSASRNGIRPFAAQIVDTDGTVLARVINVVAQTNDPTAHAEVHAIRVAAMKIGRPDGLAGATLYASAEPCAMCAAAAHWAGLAKVIFGVGEERLRVLYGSTDILRPITMSCREVIASGGNVVSVVGPVLESEAAAPHVGFWTSASSEVSRSERMS
- a CDS encoding ABC transporter substrate-binding protein — translated: MAAIRIKSLVLSMTMSLAGLTSASSAEKVVYQLGWVPGGSNAIEYVAKARGLFAAEGLDVDILSGNGGSDTLTRVAAGAADIGIVGIESVMGALAEQKLPVKVVFALYNKKPDSIHVPASSPVKAIADLKGRKLATASFSSSNVVWPIFAKRNGLDPASVELMKVDAAAVAPMMAAGQADALINWVTVAALDAAVMKEAGKGMRVIPWSDFGYEGYGQSLVVNENLLSKKPEVVKAFLRAFVKATAIAIADPRDAGNAIHEIVPEVDPVIASQEFAASIPLIQNEISKKDGLGAIEANRLKTTWDWVAQSRSLPQDAINPAALIDMTYLPK
- a CDS encoding LysR family transcriptional regulator → MHTRLLNYFDAIVRHGSIRKAAEAVNVAPSAINRHLLELEGLVGAPLFDRLPRGLRLTAAGEILSLHIRTTLRDYGRAISEIEQLKTGTRGQVTITCIESALADILPDAVRAFADRFPRIEIRIIGSPADEAVRLVSEGQADVCMIFNPPPRLPLIQVAATEFPLGIVAAPDHPLASLKSATLTDLVGHQLILPDESITIHQQINNVLASSALRLKPRIVCNSITFMSSYVEAGGAVTVMTPVGIANKLKSGQLVFKPLRDRGIPAQRLIAGVPDASLPIAAANFCQHLRTFLPTWHITAGGEAA
- a CDS encoding GlcG/HbpS family heme-binding protein, coding for MKATYHSAVGGLLILTLTASSFPAWSQAQGQLPQKRVLTLEAARRVIAAAEAEAQRNNAPAVLAVVDDGGWLILLERMDHAPMLASVEIAPGKARAAAAYRKPTQALEETINRGRTAAVTAPGFVQMQGGVPLMVNDEIVGAIGVSADTPAHDQQIAEAGARALLP
- a CDS encoding GMC family oxidoreductase, with product MPREMPHVDVVIIGMGWTGGIAARELADTGLRIVGFERGRYRDTIPDFAAPQALDEIKWNSRGEIFQNLARETLTFRNKPDETALPMRRLGAFLLGEGLGGAGLHWNGQHWRFQPADFQMRSHNEQRYGKNFIDPELTIQDWGVTYDDLEPYYDKFEYVCGTSGKAGNLKGTIQPGGNPFEAPRSREYPTPPLKQGLGPRLFAEGAKSVGYKPFPQPASNMSADSYTTPDGVQMGPCTYCGFCERYGCYNWSKASPFNTVLPIALKNPNFELRCDSHVTRIELTPDRKAARGVTYFDIAGRETFQPADLVLLCAYQMHNVRLMLISGIGQPYDPTTGQGVVGKNFAYQTMSYAYPFHADKRMNAYAGAGAMGMVIDEFNSDNFDHGPHGFVGGGYILGQTTGARPIQQTVLPDGTPTWGSGWKRALHDWYDRTYTIQAHGGSTARRTNYLDLDPTYRDAYGMPLLRVTFDFPQNDLKMRQFLTDRMTEIARATNPTHLKISLPPVPFSIVPYQTTHTTGGAITGTDRTTSAISTYLQSWDVPNVFVHGASAFPQNAGYNPTNTVAALTYRSLEAVKARYLSNPGQLL
- a CDS encoding gluconate 2-dehydrogenase subunit 3 family protein: MTNSSDERPANPSRRRFIIAGAAATAVAAEAAHAQAPVPADTPQPAPAVPQNQVPRPGQIPAPAPQGYRFLTNAEVETLTAMVDRLIPADDFGPGGVEAGVVTFIDRELGGQFGAAARWYMAGPWAEGSRSQGWQLALTPAQIYRTAFMALDRWCLGVKGKRFVELDATDQDEVLTLLEGGKIELDGISSATFFQVLWQNTVEGYLGDPLYGGNRDMGAWRMINFPGANPVLTPAVDLNGELYEIEPIAIGS
- a CDS encoding c-type cytochrome, which translates into the protein MRVLSAILLSGVALSGLVPAVAHASCAENLTRVQRALPRATSDVKSRVGSLVDEAEAKLKARDAAGCDAATSQALQLLQLPSLPPIQLSTPLAGPQEPARANKPSEPAASAQRASNDPRAGANAGANAAPPPAPGASTPGATSPAAVEAARRSAEPSQRTPGQATQPAPSGGAGQAAQTQPQSQGPSTQVQASAQPPAASALQPGPSAASGAPDTPYFLSSRDLIGSQVVDPENTGRTLGRVANIIIDKVTGRTTYVTLESGGFLGWDRNRVIIPYGILTFSGQWDRPSLRVPASKVENAPQVRDQDIDALLQDPDWRRAVAQYFGTELAENAPNAGGPIGLQANAAPTGPRRPDSGTPTSSSSPTGPFSDPKASPGEGATGPTAATGDPAAAQTAAGSTSGGAGGGADLAHGKAAAQRACAACHTFEKGGPTRVGPNLFGVTARPIAGISDYRYSNALKAHQGNWDQAQLDAFLKSPRGYAPGTYMTFPGIKSDQDRQGVIAYLESLKE